CTAATGCTACTGCAGCATCATCTTCGTGGATATTATCTTTATCTAGTTCAAAAACATAGATATGTTCTTTCCCTAATCGTAACAATTTCTCCACATCTTCTGGTTGAATTATATGTCCTTTTTTAAAACCTACCCCTTTAAATACACCGGGTACAATTTCAGTAATGTCATGGGCAATTACTTTCCCTACCGCTTCTTCCGTTTTAATAACTTTCATTTCATCACCCCATATAAAATAAATTTAATTTATTCAATTCGTTTTGTTATTAAATTCACAATCCTTAAATTAAATATATAATAGTCATCTTTTTATAGCAAGGTTCTGATAGAAGAAAAACTTCTAAATTTAGGGGATTACAAGAAAAAAAATATCTGAAACCCTTGAAATTATAGGGTTTGTTGAAAGTAGGAGGTAGTATGAATACAAATATACAAATTAAATCAGCATTAGAAATGTTAATAACAGAAGTTAAGCCCAAATCACCTGTTTCGTTAAATTTAGTGGATGCCTTAGGTTATGTCTTAGCAGAAGATATTTTTTCACCTTTAAATATTCCACCCTTTGACAGGTCACCACTAGACGGTTTTGCCCTCAGGGCTTGTGATACTTTAAATGCTACAAAAGAACAACCAACAACATTTAAAGTTATTGATTTTGCCCCTGCGGGAAAACCTTCAACAAAAATTCTAGGGCCATATCAAGCTATTAGAATTATGACAGGAGCTAAAATACCTGATGGTGCCGACTTAATAGTACCTTTCGAAGAAACGGAGTTTACTGAGGAATGGGTCAAGGTTTTTAAAACCTATAAAAGTAATTCCAATATTACCTTTAAAGGAGAAGATATTAAAAAAGGTCAAAGGGTGTTAGTTAAAGGGGATTTAATCAACCCTCCAGAAATAGGGATACTTGCCTCTATTGGCAAGAATGAGGTGTTAGTTTATGACAGACCAAAGGTAGCAATTTTATCTACCGGTGATGAGTTAGTAGATGTTAATCAGCCCCTTGAAGAGGGGAAAATTCCCAATAGCAATTCTTATACAATTGCTGCTTTAGTAAAAAGGGCAGGGGGAATACCTTATATACTGCCCCACTGTCCAGACCATTTAGAAAAAATTACAAAGGAAATATCTTCTACACTAAAATGGGCTGATATTCTAGTTACAACTGGAGGAGTTTCCGTTGGTGATAAGGATTACGTAATGGAAGCTTTTCAAAGGATTTGTGATAAGTTTTTATTCTGGAAAGTGAAAATGAAGCCTGGTACTCCTATCACAGCGGCAAAATATAAAGATAAATTGATGATCGGTTTATCGGGAAATCCAGCTGCCGCCTTTATTACCTTTGAAATTTTTGTTAAACCTATAATTAAAAAGTTTAGGGGATTAGAAAAAATATATCCCCTTGAACTAGAATCTACATTATTAAGTAATTTTACTAAGGTGAGAAATCAAAATCGCTTCGTTAGAGCTATCACCTATTATGATAGTGGTAATTTCTATACAAAGCTACCTGATTCCCATAGCTCTGGAGTTATTTCTAGTTTAACAAAGGTTAATTCCCTCTTCTTTATTCCTGCAGGGGCGGGCCCCTTTACTGAAGGTCAAAAAATTAAAGTACAACTTTTAGAAGGAGAGGATTTATTGCCATGATTCCAGTAATTTCAGTAGTTGCCGGACATTCAAATACCGGGAAAACTACACTTTTATGCCAAATTATCAAATCATTAAAAAAAAGGGGTTATAAAGTGGCTACAATTAAACACGATGTCCATGGTTTTGAAATTGACCATCCTGGTAAAGATACATACAACCATCGGCAAGCGGGGGCTGATATCGTCATGATATCTTCCCCAAAACTCTTTGCCATGATAGAAGGGGTTGAAGAAGAATATTCTTTAGACCAGCTTTTAAATAAAATCCAAGGGGTAGATATTGTATTTACCGAAGGGTATAAAAAAATGGATAAACCTAAAATTGAAGTATTTAGAGAGGGAATTTCAAAGGAGCTGGTATCTCCTCTAAATCAACTTCTAGCTATTGTCACCGATGTAGATATTGAAAATATAGATGTAGATATTGAAAATATAAAAGAAATCCCCCAATTCTCTTTTAACGAAATAGAGAAATTGGTGGATTTAATTGAAGATAAGTATCTAACTTAACTATGGATTATCTAAATAGAAATATCCCTATAATTCCAGCTCCAATGATGACAGGTGCTACATCAAATTTAGTTAATGTCATAACTAAAAATGCGATAAAAGCTAATACCATTCCTTTTAAATCAAAATTTGAACCACTTAGAGCTTTATAAGCAAAACTTATCAATAACCCTACTGT
This window of the Anaerobranca californiensis DSM 14826 genome carries:
- the glp gene encoding gephyrin-like molybdotransferase Glp, with amino-acid sequence MNTNIQIKSALEMLITEVKPKSPVSLNLVDALGYVLAEDIFSPLNIPPFDRSPLDGFALRACDTLNATKEQPTTFKVIDFAPAGKPSTKILGPYQAIRIMTGAKIPDGADLIVPFEETEFTEEWVKVFKTYKSNSNITFKGEDIKKGQRVLVKGDLINPPEIGILASIGKNEVLVYDRPKVAILSTGDELVDVNQPLEEGKIPNSNSYTIAALVKRAGGIPYILPHCPDHLEKITKEISSTLKWADILVTTGGVSVGDKDYVMEAFQRICDKFLFWKVKMKPGTPITAAKYKDKLMIGLSGNPAAAFITFEIFVKPIIKKFRGLEKIYPLELESTLLSNFTKVRNQNRFVRAITYYDSGNFYTKLPDSHSSGVISSLTKVNSLFFIPAGAGPFTEGQKIKVQLLEGEDLLP
- the mobB gene encoding molybdopterin-guanine dinucleotide biosynthesis protein B, whose product is MIPVISVVAGHSNTGKTTLLCQIIKSLKKRGYKVATIKHDVHGFEIDHPGKDTYNHRQAGADIVMISSPKLFAMIEGVEEEYSLDQLLNKIQGVDIVFTEGYKKMDKPKIEVFREGISKELVSPLNQLLAIVTDVDIENIDVDIENIKEIPQFSFNEIEKLVDLIEDKYLT